One region of Solea senegalensis isolate Sse05_10M linkage group LG14, IFAPA_SoseM_1, whole genome shotgun sequence genomic DNA includes:
- the nek1 gene encoding serine/threonine-protein kinase Nek1 isoform X4 encodes MDKYDKVKKIGEGSFGKAILVRSKQDGRHYVIKEIGISGMPDRERQESRKEVALLAKMSHPNIVQYKESFEEGGCLYIVMDYCEGGDLFKKINSQKGVLFSEEQILDWFVQICLALKHVHDRKILHRDIKSQNIFLTKDGTVQLGDFGIARVLNSTVELARTCIGTPYYLSPEICENKPYNNKSDVWALGCVLYEMCTLKHAFEAGNMKNLVLKIIRGSYPPVSVHYSQELRSLVALLFKRSPRERPSVSGILEKSFVSHRIEKFLTPQLIAQEFRHTFLHKQPKASVLPGQPVKRPAPGSTPLTPAQKITKPAAKYGVPLTVRKVSDVAKKPAERKPAVKHKADGIRKKRLELIEKERKQREQMFLVKAEQMKRYEKEKINRINQAREQGWKHVLSSSGGSSPERKCFVGGRNRAAGVTPSVLGYGPSPGPGPVQSKGPYEHYHAALDHMTKAQPKVISREGSSPGPGSPVRVPAAAGPVRPKGPAHLLNHDAIKRELQRLQFVTVQARISRQHDPMTHQVEEFLQRKREAMLNKVRAEGQLGTRQNLSAVFGGRVGSVQCRRPRVNKEEEEYLKKLRQIRLLNFNERQQIKARLRGEKYDSDGSDSQESSEEAELRRKKIEVLKAQANARAAVLKEQLEKKRREAYEREQRAWEDHLAARGMKAASVSSASDSPVPQSSSSHTEAAAKAVAPPTTKPSTPAISMTAALRNVGGVNMIPLLPEAETSTVIQQSEKKQILQRLNQNLKAQSPVDEAEESQPEPEPEPAPHQNQPDTENRPSSNGDRKKWDPAELPVLPVVQQTLGETCATSVCPEDRPPSGGDRKKWEAGVPLVLSVAQQTLDETCITTIEQTVGEVILMSVLQEEAQRKVWGADVDSQVLKVLQEAELQPLTQQLENDSIHDESQQTAAPPHASVTLPHNLTDTQDPADVEWLVLEETSKQTSRPAAVQQAWEQQEDAQQPCPPEGDRTPAVSKEEEKSEEKATSSSSSGVAQWEEPLFVKLCSPAHRRAAALAVLSAQSSVDESSSSVASRSRSVSPLRSKPHSSLLIGLSTGMFDANNPKMLRTCSLPDLSRLFSAHLDAAAAATCSNVAPDNNLEIEDLEDADKDDGDGQSEPEDAFEDEDLRDIRASMERLLQEEEEEEGDLVRDGDFNGNPSESEDKDFFNGIDQENSRMNVDEDEEEDEEEEDEEEDEECSNGSPGDAEAGELLTNGVGEENNSQLNEEWHSDGSEDDQSGDTEHHDSIFSRLEELRFNLEQQMGFEKFIEAYNKIKAIHEDEDENIDLGSSLVLNILGTEHQHLYPNILHLVMADGAYQEDNDE; translated from the exons ATGGACAAGTACGACAAGGTGAAGAAAATCGGGGAAGGTTCCTTTGGAAAGGCCATCCTCGTCAGATCCAAACAAGATGGACGACACTATGTCATCAAGGAGATCGGCATCTCTGGA atgccagacagagagagacaagagtcTCGCAAAGAAGTCGCTCTTCTCGCCAAAATGAGTCACCCCAACATCGTCCAGTATAAGGAGTCTTTTGAAG AGGGCGGCTGTCTCTATATTGTGATGGATTACTGTGAAGGTGGAGATTTGTTCAAGAAGATCAACTCTCAGAAAGGAGTTCTTTTCTCAGAGGAGCAG ATCCTGGACTGGTTTGTGCAGATTTGCTTGGCACTGAAACACGTTCACGACCGAAAGATCCTGCACCGTGACATCAAATCACAG AATATATTTCTGACCAAAGACGGGACCGTACAGCTCGGGGACTTTGGAATAGCGCGTGTGCTGAACAG CACTGTAGAACTGGCAAGAACGTGCATCGGGACGCCGTATTACCTGTCGCCAGAGATCTGTGAAAACAAACCATACAACAACAAGAG tgatgTCTGGGCCCTGGGTTGTGTCCTGTATGAAATGTGCACCCTGAAACATGCA TTTGAGGCTGGAAACATGAAGAACCTGGTTCTGAAGATCATCCGTGGCTCGTATCCTCCAGTCTCTGTCCACTACTCGCAAGAACTGCGCTCTCTGGTGGCGCTGCTCTTCAAACGCAGTCCACGAGAGCGGCCGTCGGTCAGCGGCATCCTGGAAAAATCCTTTGTGTCGCACAGGATAGAGAAGTTCCTCACGCCACAG CTCATCGCTCAGGAATTCCGCCACACTTTTCTTCACAAGCAGCCTAAAGCAAGCGTGTTGCCCGGGCAACCAG TCAAGCGTCCGGCTCCTGGCTCCACGCCTCTCACTCCAGCCCAGAAAATCACCAAACCAGCCGCCAAGTACGGAGTGCCTTTAACTGTGAGGAAGGTGTCGGACGTCGCCAAGAAGCCCGCGGAGAGGAAACCGGCCGTCAAACACAAAGCG GATGGCATCAGGAAGAAACGACTGGAGCTGATcgagaaggaaaggaaacagagagagcag aTGTTCCTGGTGAAAGCAGAGCAGATGAAGAGatatgaaaaggaaaag ATCAATCGTATAAACCAGGCCAGAGAACAAGGCTGGAAGCATGTGTTGAGTTCCAGTGGAGGCAGCAGTCCAGAGAGGAAA TGTTTTGTAGGTGGACGTAACAGGGCCGCAGGTGTTACCCCCTCTGTCCTGGGCTATGGTCCGAGTCCAGGTCCGGGTCCTGTCCAGAGCAAAGGCCCGTATGAGCACTACCACGCCGCTCTGGATCACATGACTAAAGCACAACCTAAAGTCATCAGCAGGGAGGGATCGTCTCCAGGACCAGGGAGTCCGGTCCG tgtaccagcagctgctggaccAGTGAGGCCCAAAGGCCCCGCCCATCTCCTAAACCACGACGCAATCAAGAGAGAACTTCAGAGGCTGCAGTTTGTTACTGTTCAAGCTCGCATCAGTAG GCAGCACGACCCGATGACCCATCAAGTGGAGGAGTTTTTACAACGTAAGAGAGAAGCTATGCTCAACAAAGTCCGCGCTGAGGGACAGCTG GGAACACGGCAAAACCTGTCTGCGGTCTTCGGAGGCCGGGTGGGCTCGGTTCAGTGCCGGAGACCCCGAGTcaacaaagaggaggag gaGTATCTGAAGAAACTGAGGCAGATCCGTCTGCTCAACTTCAACGAGCGTCAGCAGATCAAAGCTCGGCTCAGAGGAGAGAAG TACGACAGCGATGGTTCAGACAGTCAGGAGTCCAGCGAGGAGGCAGAGCTCAGGAGGAAGAAGATAGAGGTTTTAAAG GCCCAAGCTAACGCTCGTGCTGCTGTACtgaaggagcagctggagaagaagaggagggaggcgTATGAGAGGGAACAGAGAGCCTGGGAGGATCAT CTTGCAGCACGGGGGATGAAGGCTGCTTCAGTCTCATCTGCCTCTGACAGTCCAGTTCCTCAGTCCAGTTCCTCTCACACAGAAGCAGCTGCCAAAGctgtggctccacccacgaccAAACCCTCCACCCCTGCTATATCCATGACCGCGGCCCTGAGGAATGTGGGGGGAGTCAAT atgATTCCACTCTTACCTGAGGCAGAGACTTCCACTGTCATCCAG CAGAGTGAGAAAAAGCAGATTCTTCAGCGACTCAACCAGAACTTGAAAGCCCAGAGTCCAGTGGATGAGGCCGAGGAGTcacaaccagaaccagaaccagaaccagctCCACACCAGAACCAGCCTGACACGGAGAATCGCCCATCGTCCAACGGAGACCGAAAGAAATGGGACCCGGCAGAACTGCCAGTGCTTCCTGTGGTTCAGCAAACGTTGGGAGAAACGTGTG CCACGTCTGTGTGTCCAGAGGACAGACCGCCCTCTGGTGGAGACAGGAAGAAGTGGGAGGCGGGAGTTCCCCTCGTTCTCTCCGTCGCTCAACAAACTCTAGACGAGACGTGCATCACAACCATCG agCAAACGGTGGGTGAAGTCATTCTGATGAGTGTTCTCCAGGAGGAAGCTCAGAGGAAGGTATGGGGAGCAGATGTGGACTCTCAGGTGCTGAAGGTCCTTCAGGAGGCCGAGCTGCAGCCTCTGACTCAGCAGCTGGAGAACGACTCCATCCACG ATGAATCTCAGCAGACAGCAGCGCCACCACACGCCTCTGTGACGCTTCCACACAACCTCACTGACACTCAGG acCCAGCAGATGTGGAGTGGTTGGTTTTGGAGGAGACGTCCAAACAGACGTCACGTCCTGCAGCTGTTCAGCAGGCGTGGGAGCAGCAGGAAGACGCTCAGCAGCCATG tccaccagagggcgacaGAACACCAGCAGTTTccaaggaggaagagaagagtgaAGAGAAAGCaacatcatcctcctcctctg GTGTGGCCCAGTGGGAGGAGCCTCTGTTTGTGAAGCTGTGCTCCCCGGCTCACCGTCGTGCCGCCGCCCTCGCCGTCCTCTCGGCTCAGTCGTCTGTGGATGAGTCGTCGTCATCAGTGGCCTCACGCTCGCGCTCCGTCTCTCCTCTGCGCTCCAAACCTCACAGCTCGCTCCTCATCGGTCTGTCCACGGGAATGTTTGACGCCAACAATCCGAAG atgttGAGGACCTGCTCTCTGCCGGACCTCAGTCGTCTCTTCAGCGCTCATCTGGATGCCGCAGCGGCGGCCACGTGTTCTAACGTCGCTCCAGACAACAACCTGGAGATCGAGGACCTGGaagacgcagataaagacgacGGCGATGGCCAATCTGAGCCTGAAGA TGCCTTTGAGGATGAAGATCTGAGGGACATCAGGGCATCAATGGAGCggctgctgcaggaggaagaggaagaggagggggatcTGGTCAGAGATGGAGACTTTAACGGAAACCCCTCAGAGAGCGAAGACAAGGACTTTTTCAACGGGATTGATCAGGAAAACAGTCGCATGAACGtagatgaggatgaggaggaagatgaagaggaggaggatgaagaggaggatgaagaatgCTCCAATGGGAGTCCTGGTGATGCGGAGGCAGGCGAGCTGTTGACCAATGGTGTTGGAGAAGAGAACAACAGCCAACTCAATGAAGAGTGGCATTCAG ACGGCAGCGAGGATGATCAGAGCGGCGACACCGAGCATCACGACAGCATCTTCAGTCGTCTGGAGGAGCTCCGCTTCAACCTGGAGCAGCAGATGGGCTTCGAGAAGTTCATCGAGGCCTACAACAAGATAaag GCCAtccatgaagatgaagatgagaacATTGACCTGGGTTCCAGTCTGGTCCTGAACATTCTGGGGACTGAGCACCAGCATCTGTATCCTAACATCCTTCACCTGGTCATGGCTGACGGAGCGTACCAAGAAG ATAACGATGAATAA
- the nek1 gene encoding serine/threonine-protein kinase Nek1 isoform X5, with translation MDKYDKVKKIGEGSFGKAILVRSKQDGRHYVIKEIGISGMPDRERQESRKEVALLAKMSHPNIVQYKESFEEGGCLYIVMDYCEGGDLFKKINSQKGVLFSEEQILDWFVQICLALKHVHDRKILHRDIKSQNIFLTKDGTVQLGDFGIARVLNSTVELARTCIGTPYYLSPEICENKPYNNKSDVWALGCVLYEMCTLKHAFEAGNMKNLVLKIIRGSYPPVSVHYSQELRSLVALLFKRSPRERPSVSGILEKSFVSHRIEKFLTPQLIAQEFRHTFLHKQPKASVLPGQPVKRPAPGSTPLTPAQKITKPAAKYGVPLTVRKVSDVAKKPAERKPAVKHKAAPPPAAFKRREDEEERKKHEDGIRKKRLELIEKERKQREQMFLVKAEQMKRYEKEKINRINQAREQGWKHVLSSSGGSSPERKCFVGGRNRAAGVTPSVLGYGPSPGPGPVQSKGPYEHYHAALDHMTKAQPKVISREGSSPGPGSPVRVPAAAGPVRPKGPAHLLNHDAIKRELQRLQFVTVQARISRQHDPMTHQVEEFLQRKREAMLNKVRAEGQLEYLKKLRQIRLLNFNERQQIKARLRGEKYDSDGSDSQESSEEAELRRKKIEVLKAQANARAAVLKEQLEKKRREAYEREQRAWEDHLAARGMKAASVSSASDSPVPQSSSSHTEAAAKAVAPPTTKPSTPAISMTAALRNVGGVNMIPLLPEAETSTVIQQSEKKQILQRLNQNLKAQSPVDEAEESQPEPEPEPAPHQNQPDTENRPSSNGDRKKWDPAELPVLPVVQQTLGETCATSVCPEDRPPSGGDRKKWEAGVPLVLSVAQQTLDETCITTIEQTVGEVILMSVLQEEAQRKVWGADVDSQVLKVLQEAELQPLTQQLENDSIHDESQQTAAPPHASVTLPHNLTDTQDPADVEWLVLEETSKQTSRPAAVQQAWEQQEDAQQPCPPEGDRTPAVSKEEEKSEEKATSSSSSGVAQWEEPLFVKLCSPAHRRAAALAVLSAQSSVDESSSSVASRSRSVSPLRSKPHSSLLIGLSTGMFDANNPKMLRTCSLPDLSRLFSAHLDAAAAATCSNVAPDNNLEIEDLEDADKDDGDGQSEPEDAFEDEDLRDIRASMERLLQEEEEEEGDLVRDGDFNGNPSESEDKDFFNGIDQENSRMNVDEDEEEDEEEEDEEEDEECSNGSPGDAEAGELLTNGVGEENNSQLNEEWHSDGSEDDQSGDTEHHDSIFSRLEELRFNLEQQMGFEKFIEAYNKIKAIHEDEDENIDLGSSLVLNILGTEHQHLYPNILHLVMADGAYQEDNDE, from the exons ATGGACAAGTACGACAAGGTGAAGAAAATCGGGGAAGGTTCCTTTGGAAAGGCCATCCTCGTCAGATCCAAACAAGATGGACGACACTATGTCATCAAGGAGATCGGCATCTCTGGA atgccagacagagagagacaagagtcTCGCAAAGAAGTCGCTCTTCTCGCCAAAATGAGTCACCCCAACATCGTCCAGTATAAGGAGTCTTTTGAAG AGGGCGGCTGTCTCTATATTGTGATGGATTACTGTGAAGGTGGAGATTTGTTCAAGAAGATCAACTCTCAGAAAGGAGTTCTTTTCTCAGAGGAGCAG ATCCTGGACTGGTTTGTGCAGATTTGCTTGGCACTGAAACACGTTCACGACCGAAAGATCCTGCACCGTGACATCAAATCACAG AATATATTTCTGACCAAAGACGGGACCGTACAGCTCGGGGACTTTGGAATAGCGCGTGTGCTGAACAG CACTGTAGAACTGGCAAGAACGTGCATCGGGACGCCGTATTACCTGTCGCCAGAGATCTGTGAAAACAAACCATACAACAACAAGAG tgatgTCTGGGCCCTGGGTTGTGTCCTGTATGAAATGTGCACCCTGAAACATGCA TTTGAGGCTGGAAACATGAAGAACCTGGTTCTGAAGATCATCCGTGGCTCGTATCCTCCAGTCTCTGTCCACTACTCGCAAGAACTGCGCTCTCTGGTGGCGCTGCTCTTCAAACGCAGTCCACGAGAGCGGCCGTCGGTCAGCGGCATCCTGGAAAAATCCTTTGTGTCGCACAGGATAGAGAAGTTCCTCACGCCACAG CTCATCGCTCAGGAATTCCGCCACACTTTTCTTCACAAGCAGCCTAAAGCAAGCGTGTTGCCCGGGCAACCAG TCAAGCGTCCGGCTCCTGGCTCCACGCCTCTCACTCCAGCCCAGAAAATCACCAAACCAGCCGCCAAGTACGGAGTGCCTTTAACTGTGAGGAAGGTGTCGGACGTCGCCAAGAAGCCCGCGGAGAGGAAACCGGCCGTCAAACACAAAGCG gctcctccccctgcaGCCTTCAAAAGaagagaggacgaggaggagaggaaaaaacacgAG GATGGCATCAGGAAGAAACGACTGGAGCTGATcgagaaggaaaggaaacagagagagcag aTGTTCCTGGTGAAAGCAGAGCAGATGAAGAGatatgaaaaggaaaag ATCAATCGTATAAACCAGGCCAGAGAACAAGGCTGGAAGCATGTGTTGAGTTCCAGTGGAGGCAGCAGTCCAGAGAGGAAA TGTTTTGTAGGTGGACGTAACAGGGCCGCAGGTGTTACCCCCTCTGTCCTGGGCTATGGTCCGAGTCCAGGTCCGGGTCCTGTCCAGAGCAAAGGCCCGTATGAGCACTACCACGCCGCTCTGGATCACATGACTAAAGCACAACCTAAAGTCATCAGCAGGGAGGGATCGTCTCCAGGACCAGGGAGTCCGGTCCG tgtaccagcagctgctggaccAGTGAGGCCCAAAGGCCCCGCCCATCTCCTAAACCACGACGCAATCAAGAGAGAACTTCAGAGGCTGCAGTTTGTTACTGTTCAAGCTCGCATCAGTAG GCAGCACGACCCGATGACCCATCAAGTGGAGGAGTTTTTACAACGTAAGAGAGAAGCTATGCTCAACAAAGTCCGCGCTGAGGGACAGCTG gaGTATCTGAAGAAACTGAGGCAGATCCGTCTGCTCAACTTCAACGAGCGTCAGCAGATCAAAGCTCGGCTCAGAGGAGAGAAG TACGACAGCGATGGTTCAGACAGTCAGGAGTCCAGCGAGGAGGCAGAGCTCAGGAGGAAGAAGATAGAGGTTTTAAAG GCCCAAGCTAACGCTCGTGCTGCTGTACtgaaggagcagctggagaagaagaggagggaggcgTATGAGAGGGAACAGAGAGCCTGGGAGGATCAT CTTGCAGCACGGGGGATGAAGGCTGCTTCAGTCTCATCTGCCTCTGACAGTCCAGTTCCTCAGTCCAGTTCCTCTCACACAGAAGCAGCTGCCAAAGctgtggctccacccacgaccAAACCCTCCACCCCTGCTATATCCATGACCGCGGCCCTGAGGAATGTGGGGGGAGTCAAT atgATTCCACTCTTACCTGAGGCAGAGACTTCCACTGTCATCCAG CAGAGTGAGAAAAAGCAGATTCTTCAGCGACTCAACCAGAACTTGAAAGCCCAGAGTCCAGTGGATGAGGCCGAGGAGTcacaaccagaaccagaaccagaaccagctCCACACCAGAACCAGCCTGACACGGAGAATCGCCCATCGTCCAACGGAGACCGAAAGAAATGGGACCCGGCAGAACTGCCAGTGCTTCCTGTGGTTCAGCAAACGTTGGGAGAAACGTGTG CCACGTCTGTGTGTCCAGAGGACAGACCGCCCTCTGGTGGAGACAGGAAGAAGTGGGAGGCGGGAGTTCCCCTCGTTCTCTCCGTCGCTCAACAAACTCTAGACGAGACGTGCATCACAACCATCG agCAAACGGTGGGTGAAGTCATTCTGATGAGTGTTCTCCAGGAGGAAGCTCAGAGGAAGGTATGGGGAGCAGATGTGGACTCTCAGGTGCTGAAGGTCCTTCAGGAGGCCGAGCTGCAGCCTCTGACTCAGCAGCTGGAGAACGACTCCATCCACG ATGAATCTCAGCAGACAGCAGCGCCACCACACGCCTCTGTGACGCTTCCACACAACCTCACTGACACTCAGG acCCAGCAGATGTGGAGTGGTTGGTTTTGGAGGAGACGTCCAAACAGACGTCACGTCCTGCAGCTGTTCAGCAGGCGTGGGAGCAGCAGGAAGACGCTCAGCAGCCATG tccaccagagggcgacaGAACACCAGCAGTTTccaaggaggaagagaagagtgaAGAGAAAGCaacatcatcctcctcctctg GTGTGGCCCAGTGGGAGGAGCCTCTGTTTGTGAAGCTGTGCTCCCCGGCTCACCGTCGTGCCGCCGCCCTCGCCGTCCTCTCGGCTCAGTCGTCTGTGGATGAGTCGTCGTCATCAGTGGCCTCACGCTCGCGCTCCGTCTCTCCTCTGCGCTCCAAACCTCACAGCTCGCTCCTCATCGGTCTGTCCACGGGAATGTTTGACGCCAACAATCCGAAG atgttGAGGACCTGCTCTCTGCCGGACCTCAGTCGTCTCTTCAGCGCTCATCTGGATGCCGCAGCGGCGGCCACGTGTTCTAACGTCGCTCCAGACAACAACCTGGAGATCGAGGACCTGGaagacgcagataaagacgacGGCGATGGCCAATCTGAGCCTGAAGA TGCCTTTGAGGATGAAGATCTGAGGGACATCAGGGCATCAATGGAGCggctgctgcaggaggaagaggaagaggagggggatcTGGTCAGAGATGGAGACTTTAACGGAAACCCCTCAGAGAGCGAAGACAAGGACTTTTTCAACGGGATTGATCAGGAAAACAGTCGCATGAACGtagatgaggatgaggaggaagatgaagaggaggaggatgaagaggaggatgaagaatgCTCCAATGGGAGTCCTGGTGATGCGGAGGCAGGCGAGCTGTTGACCAATGGTGTTGGAGAAGAGAACAACAGCCAACTCAATGAAGAGTGGCATTCAG ACGGCAGCGAGGATGATCAGAGCGGCGACACCGAGCATCACGACAGCATCTTCAGTCGTCTGGAGGAGCTCCGCTTCAACCTGGAGCAGCAGATGGGCTTCGAGAAGTTCATCGAGGCCTACAACAAGATAaag GCCAtccatgaagatgaagatgagaacATTGACCTGGGTTCCAGTCTGGTCCTGAACATTCTGGGGACTGAGCACCAGCATCTGTATCCTAACATCCTTCACCTGGTCATGGCTGACGGAGCGTACCAAGAAG ATAACGATGAATAA